A single Leptospira barantonii DNA region contains:
- a CDS encoding helix-turn-helix domain-containing protein, translating into MLIEIVFFGAAFGLLIGSGALLRNPFGIQNRFVFLLNFCASILFFYVYFILKEIRFETRFLNYMYVPCSWYLGAGMYSLFSATVKDSYSWKTDRWMYFPGLFLTLLIPSSSLIFPEWFGNRPDDYFRKSITSVWEILFLFGFFVNLGYYAYIFWESRSIFKIDQLKKEPGGRFLLMILSGGASVTLILISAYLLRELELLYFTVVATTFYSVTAYLSHQRTPKLLNEIGPAVKEAYQNSRLERVDLSELDSRLEVLMEGERLFLQEDLDLSSLAVKLDLKPYQLTEYLNSRKGMNFSKFINAYRVQEAAKILKTEEGANILSVAYRSGFNSKATFNLAFKSVFGTSPREYLRRSRPKR; encoded by the coding sequence ATGCTGATAGAAATCGTATTTTTCGGAGCCGCTTTCGGTTTGTTGATCGGCTCCGGGGCTTTGCTCAGGAATCCGTTCGGGATTCAGAATCGATTCGTCTTTCTTTTAAACTTCTGCGCATCCATCCTATTCTTTTATGTATATTTCATTCTCAAGGAAATTCGTTTCGAAACCCGTTTTCTAAATTATATGTATGTTCCTTGCTCTTGGTATTTGGGCGCCGGGATGTACAGTTTGTTTTCCGCGACCGTGAAGGATTCTTATTCTTGGAAAACGGATCGTTGGATGTATTTTCCGGGTTTGTTTCTTACGCTTTTGATTCCTTCTTCCTCTTTGATTTTTCCGGAATGGTTCGGAAATCGTCCCGATGATTATTTTAGAAAATCGATCACGAGCGTTTGGGAGATTCTTTTTCTTTTCGGTTTTTTTGTGAATCTCGGTTATTACGCGTATATCTTCTGGGAAAGCAGATCGATTTTTAAGATCGATCAGTTAAAGAAGGAACCGGGTGGTCGTTTTCTTTTGATGATTCTTTCGGGCGGAGCGAGCGTAACTCTGATTTTGATTTCCGCATATTTGTTAAGAGAATTGGAATTGTTATACTTTACCGTCGTCGCTACGACGTTTTATTCCGTGACGGCCTATCTTTCTCACCAAAGAACTCCTAAACTTTTGAACGAGATCGGACCCGCGGTTAAGGAAGCGTATCAGAATTCCAGATTGGAACGTGTGGATCTTTCCGAACTCGATTCTCGTTTGGAAGTTTTGATGGAAGGGGAACGATTGTTTCTTCAGGAAGATTTGGATCTTTCTTCTCTTGCGGTGAAGCTCGATCTCAAACCTTATCAACTTACGGAATATCTAAATTCAAGAAAAGGAATGAACTTCTCCAAGTTCATCAACGCGTATCGCGTGCAAGAAGCCGCGAAAATTCTCAAAACCGAAGAGGGCGCGAATATTCTTTCGGTGGCGTATCGTTCCGGATTCAACTCCAAAGCGACTTTCAATCTTGCATTTAAGTCCGTTTTCGGAACCTCTCCTCGGGAATATCTGAGAAGATCCCGTCCCAAACGCTGA